In Spirochaetota bacterium, the genomic stretch TGTGTGTGCTGTGTTCTTTTATTATTTGATACTATCAACTTTATTTTAATTTCTTAAACACAACTGCTTCAACGCCAGCCTCATCCATCATTGTTTTTGCAAGCTCATCGTTGTAGGGATGTTCAAAGATAAATTTCTTTATGCCAGCGTTTATCAGCATCTTGGTGCAGATGGAGCAGGGCTGGTGGGTTACATAAATAATGGCACCTGAAATAGATACACCATGAAATGCTGCTTGAATTATTGCGTTCTGTTCGGCGTGAAGTCCGCGGCACAGCTCATGGCGCTCTCCTGAAGGGACGTTATAAATATTGCGCAGACAGGTCTCAGGCGTGCAGTGGGTGATACCAGTAGGCACACCATTATAGCCAGTTGAAAGTATACGCTTGTCCTTAACAATAACTGCACCCACTTTTCGCCGTATGCATGTTGCGCGTGAAGAAACATCATGTGCTATCATCATGAAATATTCGTCCCAGGAAGGCCTGTTCATTTAGCGCTCACCTTGCATTTGAAGTGTAGTAGTACAGTGT encodes the following:
- a CDS encoding cytidine/deoxycytidylate deaminase family protein, with product MNRPSWDEYFMMIAHDVSSRATCIRRKVGAVIVKDKRILSTGYNGVPTGITHCTPETCLRNIYNVPSGERHELCRGLHAEQNAIIQAAFHGVSISGAIIYVTHQPCSICTKMLINAGIKKFIFEHPYNDELAKTMMDEAGVEAVVFKKLK